From Haemorhous mexicanus isolate bHaeMex1 chromosome 2, bHaeMex1.pri, whole genome shotgun sequence, the proteins below share one genomic window:
- the TMPRSS2 gene encoding transmembrane protease serine 2, translating to MTSTLGPPPPYYENRGFQPEPPYAARPAAGAPPYPQLFSSPPSVPSYVPRVATHQSTRPAAPPPRRTCAASLRKTIIIILSILIVICCAIAAFFIWYFVENHCLSSLIECGSSGVCMSPSQWCDGVSDCPNGEDETRCVRLFGPNFILEVYSPVSKSWYPVCQDDWNDDYGKIACKDMGYNVDTYFYSRGVAPDVSFKSYMKLNTSAGNIDLYKKLYSSGSCASGNVVSLRCIECGLSSKSVSIMNRIVGGSGAVLGQWPWQVSLHVQGTHVCGGSIITPHWLVTAAHCVEGRLSDPHSWRVYAGILNQDEMLFRSGYKVQLIISHPDYDTDSKDNDVALMKLETPLSFTETVRPVCLPNPGMMFQPNQQCWISGWGAEYQGGKTSNSLNYVAVPLIERSRCNAVYIYNGMILPTMICAGDLAGGIDSCQGDSGGPLVTHHHSVWWLVGDTSWGTGCATPNKPGVYGNMTVFTDWIYKNMQANR from the exons ATGACCTCTACTCTA GGTCCACCACCGCCATACTACGAGAACCGGGGCTTCCAGCCAGAGCCCCCCTACGCTGCCAGGCCGGCAGCAGGTGCTCCCCCCTACCCACAGCTCTTCTCCAGCCCTCCCTCCGTGCCAAGCTACGTCCCCAGGGTTGCCACCCACCAGTCCAccaggccagcagcacccccaccCAGGAGAACCTGTGCAGCCA GTCTAAGGAAAaccataataataatattatctATATTAATAGTAATTTGTTGTGCAATTGCTGCTTTCTTCATCTGGTATTTTG TAGAGAATCACTGTCTCAGCTCCCTGATTGAGTGTGGATCCTCAGGGGTGTGCATGTCCCCCTCCCAGTGGTGTGATGGAGTGAGCGACTGCCCCAACGGGGAGGACGAGACCCGCTGTG TTAGACTTTTTGGACCAAATTTTATCCTGGAAGTTTATTCACCTGTCAGCAAATCCTGGTATCCTGTTTGCCAAGATGACTGGAATGATGATTATGGGAAGATTGCATGCAAAGACATGGGCTACAACGT GGATACATATTTCTACAGTCGGGGGGTGGCACCTGATGTCAGCTTTAAGAGCTACATGAAGCTGAACACAAGTGCTGGGAATATAGACTTGTACAAGAAGCTGTACAGCAG TGGTTCCTGTGCCTCAGGAAATGTGGTTTCTCTGCGCTGCATAG AGTGTGGCCTGTCCAGCAAGAGCGTGAGCATCATGAACAGGATCGtggggggcagcggggccgtGCTGGGGCAGTGGCCGTGGCAGGTCAGCCTGCACGTGCAGGGCACCCACGTCTGTGGGGGCTCCATCATCACCCCACACTGGCTTGTGACAGCAGCACACTGTGTGGAAGG GCGACTGTCTGACCCCCACAGCTGGAGGGTTTATGCTGGGATTCTGAACCAGGATGAGATGCTCTTCAGAAGTGGATACAAAGTGCAACTGATAATTTCCCACCCAGATTATGACACGGACTCTAAAGACAATGATGTTGCCCTGATGAAGCTGGAGACACCACTGAGTTTTACTG AAACTGTGAGGCCAGTTTGTCTGCCCAATCCAGGAATGATGTTCCAGCCTAACCAGCAGTGCTGGATATCAGGGTGGGGAGCAGAGTACCAAGGAG GCAAAACATCAAACAGCTTGAATTACGTTGCGGTGCCCCTCATCGAACGTTCCAGGTGTAATGCTGTTTATATCTACAATGGCATGATCCTGCCTACAATGATCTGTGCTGGAGACCTAGCAGGGGGAATTGATTCCTGTCAG GGTGACAGTGGAGGTCCTCTGGTGACTCACCACCACTCTGTGTGGTGGCTGGTTGGAGATACCAGCTGGGGCACTGGCTGTGCCACTCCCAACAAACCTGGAGTGTATGGGAATATGACTGTGTTTACAGACTGGATTTATAAAAATATGCAG GCAAACAGATGA